A region of Paenibacillus thiaminolyticus DNA encodes the following proteins:
- the rseP gene encoding RIP metalloprotease RseP translates to MQMVQIVILTILVFFIIVTIHEWGHFIFAKRAGILVREFAIGFGPKVFSHTRGETRYTLRLLPVGGFVRMAGDDPELVQLQPGQTIAVRLKDNQVVKLYLDQLDMRKQVVRGEVKEIDLEHALKLTMDVEGEEVTYDVHPQAKMIVKGEDSQIAPYNRQFGSKTVGQRALSIFAGPLMNFVLAFILFGAYIQMVGMPVENPSYVKIGDVSPNMPAAEANLQKGDIIEKVNDFAVGGNRDKMIEIIEKSEGKPVDMTIVRGDERFTIQLTPVKVEGQEGGKVGIVPVFPTRTATIGETFKYAGTSMVDTTQRIFEGFRMLIFGQFSLDDLGGPVRTFEVTGQFAKQGIGQLTLWTAILSLYLGIFNLLPIPALDGSRLIFLGIEGLRGKPVDPNRESMVHFVGFAMLMLLMLAVTYNDILRLVKG, encoded by the coding sequence GTGCAGATGGTGCAAATTGTAATATTGACGATACTTGTCTTCTTCATCATCGTGACGATTCACGAGTGGGGACATTTTATCTTTGCAAAACGTGCGGGCATTCTTGTGAGAGAGTTCGCCATCGGGTTTGGTCCGAAAGTGTTCTCCCATACGCGCGGAGAGACCCGTTATACGCTCCGGCTGCTTCCGGTAGGCGGCTTCGTCCGGATGGCGGGGGATGATCCGGAGCTGGTGCAGCTGCAGCCCGGGCAGACGATAGCCGTTCGGCTGAAGGACAATCAAGTCGTGAAGCTGTATTTGGATCAGCTTGATATGCGCAAGCAAGTCGTCCGCGGCGAAGTGAAGGAGATCGATCTGGAGCATGCACTGAAGCTTACGATGGACGTGGAAGGGGAAGAAGTGACCTATGACGTTCATCCGCAAGCGAAAATGATCGTCAAAGGCGAGGACTCGCAAATTGCGCCTTATAATCGACAGTTCGGCAGCAAGACGGTCGGACAGCGCGCGCTCTCGATTTTCGCCGGGCCTCTGATGAACTTCGTGCTGGCGTTTATTCTGTTCGGAGCCTACATACAGATGGTCGGCATGCCGGTCGAGAACCCGTCGTATGTCAAGATCGGCGATGTGAGTCCGAATATGCCTGCGGCGGAAGCGAATTTGCAGAAGGGCGATATTATCGAAAAGGTGAACGATTTCGCCGTCGGCGGCAACCGGGACAAGATGATCGAGATCATCGAGAAATCGGAAGGCAAGCCGGTAGACATGACGATTGTCCGGGGAGATGAACGGTTCACCATCCAGCTAACGCCGGTGAAGGTGGAAGGCCAGGAAGGCGGCAAGGTCGGAATCGTGCCGGTATTCCCGACTCGCACCGCCACAATCGGAGAGACGTTCAAATATGCGGGCACGTCCATGGTCGATACGACACAGCGTATTTTCGAGGGCTTCCGCATGCTCATATTTGGCCAGTTCAGTCTGGATGATCTGGGCGGACCGGTGCGCACGTTCGAAGTCACGGGACAGTTCGCGAAGCAGGGGATTGGCCAGCTCACCCTATGGACCGCCATTCTTAGCCTGTATCTGGGCATATTCAACCTGCTGCCCATTCCGGCATTGGACGGCAGCCGTCTTATCTTTCTCGGTATTGAAGGACTTCGCGGCAAGCCCGTCGATCCGAACCGGGAGAGCATGGTGCACTTCGTCGGCTTCGCCATGCTGATGCTGCTGATGCTGGCGGTGACCTACAACGATATATTGCGATTAGTAAAAGGTTGA
- a CDS encoding isoprenyl transferase, translated as MIKRFQAWVQRRKDRLGPELLPDNIPHHVAIIMDGNGRWAKNRGLPRVAGHHTGMKAVKRATIAANDIGIKILTLYAFSTENWVRPKEEVDFLMKLPQEFLAIELDELVEKNVQVRMMGYRDRLPNHTLTAMEEAVEKTKNNTGLILNFALNYGGKRELIEGFREIARDVAAGAVRPDDIDEELIHQHLLSSSLPDPDLLIRTSGEQRLSNFMLWQLAYSELWFTDLYWPEFTERDLKEAVLEYQRRTRRYGGLQ; from the coding sequence ATGATTAAGCGATTCCAAGCGTGGGTGCAGCGCAGGAAGGATAGACTGGGGCCTGAACTGCTGCCGGACAATATCCCACATCATGTGGCGATCATTATGGACGGCAACGGACGTTGGGCGAAGAACCGCGGATTGCCGCGTGTCGCAGGACACCATACGGGGATGAAAGCGGTGAAACGCGCCACCATCGCTGCCAATGACATCGGAATCAAAATACTGACCCTGTACGCTTTTTCCACAGAGAACTGGGTGCGCCCGAAAGAAGAAGTGGACTTTCTGATGAAGCTTCCCCAAGAGTTTCTCGCCATTGAGCTTGATGAACTGGTAGAGAAGAACGTGCAAGTGCGCATGATGGGCTATCGGGACCGCCTTCCCAATCATACGCTTACGGCGATGGAAGAAGCCGTGGAGAAAACGAAGAATAATACGGGACTCATACTCAATTTTGCGTTGAATTACGGCGGGAAGCGGGAATTGATCGAAGGCTTCCGGGAGATTGCCCGGGACGTGGCTGCGGGCGCGGTAAGGCCGGATGATATCGACGAGGAGTTGATTCATCAGCATCTGTTGTCCAGCAGCTTGCCGGATCCGGATCTGCTGATTCGCACCAGCGGGGAACAGCGGCTCAGCAATTTCATGCTATGGCAGCTGGCCTACAGCGAGCTGTGGTTTACCGATTTGTACTGGCCCGAGTTCACGGAACGGGATTTGAAGGAAGCTGTGCTGGAGTATCAGCGCCGAACCCGGAGATATGGCGGATTACAATAA
- the frr gene encoding ribosome recycling factor, with protein sequence MPQSVKKHAEERMEKAIAALKRDLATLRAGRASAALLDRIQVEYYGAMTPVNQLANISTPDPRTLVIQPWDKSSLGEIERAIMKSDLGLTPVSDGSIIRLAIPALTQERRAELVKQTKKFGEDAKVAIRNIRRDANDDIKKLEKTDISEDESRRHQEDIQKTTDKYIAEVDKVLAAKEKDIMEV encoded by the coding sequence GTGCCACAATCGGTAAAGAAACACGCAGAAGAACGTATGGAAAAGGCAATTGCAGCTTTGAAGCGCGATTTGGCTACATTACGTGCCGGACGTGCTTCCGCAGCGCTGCTTGATCGCATTCAAGTCGAATATTACGGGGCGATGACGCCGGTCAATCAATTGGCGAACATCAGCACGCCGGATCCGCGCACGCTGGTGATCCAGCCTTGGGACAAGAGCTCGCTGGGAGAGATCGAGCGCGCGATCATGAAGTCGGATCTCGGCTTGACGCCGGTCAGTGACGGCTCTATCATCCGCCTTGCCATTCCGGCATTGACTCAGGAGCGCCGTGCGGAGCTTGTGAAGCAGACGAAGAAATTCGGCGAAGACGCGAAGGTCGCGATTCGCAACATCCGCCGCGACGCGAACGACGATATCAAGAAGCTGGAAAAAACCGATATTTCGGAAGATGAATCCCGCCGTCATCAGGAAGATATCCAGAAGACGACGGACAAATATATCGCGGAAGTCGATAAAGTATTGGCAGCAAAAGAAAAAGACATTATGGAAGTCTAA
- a CDS encoding 1-deoxy-D-xylulose-5-phosphate reductoisomerase: MKRIAVLGSTGSIGTQTLDVVRHHADEFTVEALAAGRNADAIVQQAKEFRPRKVSVQDRETAERIRHDLPAGTELYFGDEGLIEVAAASEADTVITAVVGSVGLESTLAAIAEGKSIGLANKETLVSAGHLVTELAADKGVSILPVDSEHSAIFQCLNGETAADVHSITVTASGGSFRNYSREELENVTLAQALNHPNWSMGAKLTVDSATMANKGLEVIEAHWLFGMPYDRIHVLIHPESIIHSFVEYVDGSIIAQLGVPDMRVPIQYALTYPKRLDSPAARLNLAEIGKLHFRDMDFERFPMMRWAYDCGRAGGTATTVFNAANEVAVARFREGEIKFLDIERIVYETISGHERIEHPSLEEIKEADQRARAEARQILRP; the protein is encoded by the coding sequence ATGAAACGGATTGCAGTGCTTGGATCGACGGGATCCATCGGTACACAGACGCTGGACGTTGTCCGCCATCATGCGGACGAGTTCACGGTTGAGGCCTTGGCGGCAGGGCGGAATGCGGATGCCATCGTTCAGCAGGCGAAAGAATTCCGGCCTCGCAAAGTATCCGTTCAAGACCGGGAGACGGCGGAGCGGATCCGCCACGATCTTCCCGCCGGAACGGAGCTCTATTTCGGAGACGAGGGCCTGATCGAAGTCGCGGCTGCCTCGGAAGCCGATACCGTCATTACGGCGGTCGTCGGCAGCGTCGGACTGGAATCGACCCTGGCCGCGATCGCCGAAGGCAAGAGCATCGGCCTGGCGAACAAGGAGACGCTGGTATCCGCCGGACATCTGGTGACCGAGCTCGCTGCGGACAAGGGTGTGAGCATTCTGCCTGTGGACAGCGAGCATTCCGCCATCTTCCAATGCTTGAACGGAGAAACGGCCGCGGATGTGCATTCGATTACGGTAACGGCCTCCGGCGGAAGCTTCCGCAATTATTCGCGGGAGGAGCTGGAGAACGTGACGCTGGCGCAGGCGCTGAATCATCCGAATTGGTCGATGGGAGCGAAGCTGACCGTAGACTCGGCGACGATGGCGAACAAGGGCCTGGAGGTAATCGAGGCCCACTGGCTGTTCGGGATGCCGTATGACCGCATTCACGTCCTGATTCATCCGGAGAGCATCATCCATTCCTTCGTGGAATATGTGGACGGCAGCATCATCGCCCAGTTGGGCGTGCCCGACATGCGGGTTCCGATACAATACGCGCTGACGTATCCCAAGCGTCTGGACAGCCCTGCGGCCCGCCTTAATTTGGCGGAGATCGGCAAGCTTCATTTCCGGGATATGGACTTCGAACGCTTTCCGATGATGCGGTGGGCCTATGATTGCGGCCGTGCCGGCGGAACGGCGACCACCGTGTTCAACGCGGCGAACGAAGTGGCCGTGGCGCGCTTCCGGGAGGGCGAGATCAAGTTCCTCGACATTGAGCGCATCGTGTACGAGACCATTTCCGGACATGAGCGCATCGAGCATCCTTCGCTTGAAGAGATTAAGGAAGCGGATCAGCGGGCACGCGCGGAAGCACGGCAAATTTTACGGCCTTGA
- a CDS encoding phosphatidate cytidylyltransferase, giving the protein MKQRIVTGLAAGIVFGGLCVMGGMPYELLLLALALIGYYEFARMHHSRPFDLTSIIGYATLLAVAVPWQRWSISWPVSFETLLWFSMFILLCMTVLTKNRVPIENAAQMWLGAFYIGIGFKYMMLTRTSMEEGLFWTLLLFAAIWSSDIGAYFTGRALGKHKLWPAISPNKTVEGALGGIAASVIVSLLFILARPDLLDWRTALAIGAFAAVIGQLGDLIQSAYKRVRGVKDSGTILPGHGGILDRCDSWIVVFPFVHLIGLLAL; this is encoded by the coding sequence ATGAAACAGCGTATCGTTACGGGGCTTGCAGCCGGTATCGTATTCGGGGGACTGTGCGTCATGGGCGGCATGCCGTATGAGCTGCTGCTTCTCGCATTAGCCCTGATTGGCTACTACGAGTTCGCCCGCATGCATCATTCCCGGCCCTTCGATCTCACATCCATCATCGGCTATGCTACGCTGCTTGCGGTGGCTGTGCCTTGGCAGCGCTGGTCCATCTCATGGCCGGTCTCGTTCGAGACGCTTCTATGGTTCAGCATGTTCATCCTGCTATGCATGACAGTATTGACCAAAAACCGGGTGCCGATCGAGAACGCGGCCCAAATGTGGCTTGGGGCTTTCTATATCGGCATCGGATTCAAATATATGATGCTGACCCGCACTTCGATGGAGGAGGGGCTGTTCTGGACACTGCTGCTCTTCGCAGCCATCTGGTCCTCCGATATCGGAGCTTATTTCACGGGACGAGCCCTAGGGAAGCATAAGTTGTGGCCCGCCATCAGTCCGAATAAGACGGTGGAAGGGGCGCTCGGCGGGATCGCGGCATCGGTTATCGTGTCGCTCTTGTTCATACTCGCCCGGCCGGATCTTCTCGATTGGCGCACGGCGCTTGCGATCGGGGCTTTCGCGGCCGTCATCGGGCAGCTTGGCGATCTGATCCAGTCCGCCTACAAGCGAGTGCGCGGGGTGAAGGATTCAGGTACGATTCTGCCCGGACACGGCGGCATCCTGGATCGCTGTGACAGCTGGATCGTCGTCTTCCCGTTCGTTCATCTGATCGGCTTGTTGGCGCTCTAG
- the pyrH gene encoding UMP kinase — MKEPVFKRIVLKVSGESLAGQAGYGIESGVINSIAEQVKEVVDLGVEVAIVCGGGNIWRGIAGSEKGIDRGTADYMGMLATVMNALALQDALEQIGVPTRVQSSIAMQQIAEPYIRRRAIRHLEKGRVVIFAAGTGNPFFSTDTTAALRAAEIEADVILMAKNKVDGVYSADPFKDETAEKFEQLTYMEVLNRNLGVMDSTASSLCMDNNIPLIVFAMTENGNIKRVVLGEKIGTIVKGSVD; from the coding sequence TTGAAAGAACCGGTTTTTAAACGCATCGTGCTAAAAGTAAGCGGGGAATCGCTGGCAGGTCAGGCAGGCTACGGGATCGAATCCGGCGTCATCAATTCCATTGCAGAACAAGTGAAGGAAGTTGTGGATCTTGGCGTTGAGGTTGCCATCGTATGCGGCGGGGGCAATATTTGGCGCGGCATCGCAGGCAGCGAAAAAGGGATTGACCGCGGCACGGCTGACTATATGGGGATGCTTGCCACGGTAATGAACGCACTTGCCTTGCAGGATGCGCTCGAGCAAATCGGCGTGCCGACACGCGTGCAGAGTTCGATTGCCATGCAGCAGATCGCTGAACCTTATATCCGGCGCCGGGCTATCCGCCACTTGGAGAAAGGGCGCGTCGTCATTTTTGCGGCAGGAACCGGGAATCCGTTCTTCTCGACGGATACGACAGCAGCTTTGCGTGCGGCAGAGATTGAAGCCGATGTCATCCTGATGGCTAAGAACAAGGTTGACGGCGTGTACTCTGCCGATCCGTTCAAAGACGAGACTGCGGAGAAATTCGAGCAATTGACTTACATGGAAGTGCTGAACCGCAATCTGGGCGTCATGGACTCGACCGCTTCTTCACTTTGCATGGATAACAACATTCCACTCATTGTGTTTGCGATGACTGAGAACGGCAATATCAAGCGAGTCGTGCTCGGTGAGAAGATTGGAACCATTGTAAAAGGGAGTGTAGACTAG
- the rpsB gene encoding 30S ribosomal protein S2 yields MAVISMKQLLEAGVHFGHQTRRWNPKMDKYIFTERNGIYIIDLQKTVKKVEEAYNFVKSLAAENGTILFVGTKKQAQDSVKEEAERCGMYYINQRWLGGTLTNFQTIQKRIDRLKLLESMEQDGTFEVLPKKEVILLRKEQERLEKFLGGIKNMKGLPSALFVIDPRKERIAVAEARKLGIPIVGIVDTNCDPDEIDYVIPGNDDAIRAVKLLTSKMADAVVEAHQGEETSA; encoded by the coding sequence ATGGCAGTTATCTCCATGAAGCAGCTGTTGGAAGCTGGGGTACACTTCGGTCACCAGACTCGTCGTTGGAACCCGAAAATGGACAAATATATCTTCACCGAACGTAACGGCATTTACATTATTGACTTGCAAAAGACAGTGAAAAAAGTCGAGGAAGCTTACAATTTCGTAAAATCCCTCGCGGCTGAGAATGGGACAATCCTGTTCGTCGGCACGAAGAAGCAAGCTCAAGATTCCGTCAAGGAAGAAGCAGAGCGCTGCGGAATGTACTACATCAACCAACGCTGGTTGGGCGGTACGCTCACGAACTTCCAGACGATTCAGAAGCGTATCGATCGCCTGAAGCTGCTGGAATCGATGGAGCAGGACGGCACATTCGAAGTGCTGCCTAAGAAAGAAGTTATCTTGCTCCGCAAAGAGCAAGAGCGTCTGGAGAAATTCCTGGGCGGTATCAAAAACATGAAGGGCTTGCCAAGCGCATTGTTCGTCATCGATCCTCGCAAAGAGCGCATCGCAGTGGCGGAAGCTCGCAAATTGGGCATCCCAATCGTAGGTATTGTTGACACGAACTGCGATCCGGACGAAATCGACTACGTTATCCCTGGTAACGACGATGCGATCCGCGCAGTCAAGCTGCTCACTTCGAAAATGGCTGACGCTGTTGTCGAAGCGCATCAAGGCGAAGAAACATCCGCGTAA
- the proS gene encoding proline--tRNA ligase gives MSKQKQFVTEITPQQEDFSRWYIDVIKKAELMDYSPVRGCIVFRPDGYEIWEHIKDELDRRFKETGHRNAYFPLFIPESFFQKEKEHVEGFNPELPWVTEAGGEQLEEKLAIRPTSETMIGHMYAKWIQSYRDLPVLINQWANVVRWEKRTLPFLRTSEFLWQEGHTAHETEAEAREETMRMLTIYREFVEDYLAIPVIEGQKTPSEKFAGAVDTFSIEAMMKDGRAVQAGTSHYLGTNFSVAFDIQFLGRENELEYAHTTSWGVSTRLIGSLIMVHGDDRGLVLPPKVAPTQVIMIPIGPAKLRDQVVGRADELFAELKQAGIRVRMDDRSDISPGWKFNEYEMRGVPVRLEIGPRDMENGVCVLVSRVSGEKRIVEQSKLAEEVKRMLNDVHQEMYERARQFRDDHFYAVDTIDEMKALMEEKRGFTLAGWCGSEACEKHVKDETGATSRNIPFAAQESKKTCLVCGEEAKHTVVFARAY, from the coding sequence ATGTCGAAACAGAAACAGTTCGTTACGGAAATTACGCCCCAGCAGGAGGATTTTTCCCGTTGGTATATTGACGTTATCAAAAAAGCGGAGCTGATGGACTACTCGCCGGTGCGGGGGTGCATCGTCTTCCGTCCGGACGGTTATGAGATATGGGAGCATATCAAGGACGAGCTGGATCGCCGCTTCAAGGAGACGGGACACCGCAACGCGTACTTCCCGCTCTTCATTCCCGAGAGCTTTTTCCAGAAGGAAAAGGAGCATGTTGAAGGGTTCAACCCGGAGCTGCCATGGGTAACGGAAGCAGGCGGGGAGCAACTGGAAGAGAAGCTCGCGATCCGTCCGACGTCCGAGACGATGATCGGGCATATGTATGCGAAATGGATTCAATCCTATCGGGATCTGCCGGTGCTCATTAACCAATGGGCCAACGTCGTTCGGTGGGAGAAAAGAACGCTCCCGTTTTTGCGTACGAGCGAATTTCTGTGGCAGGAGGGCCATACTGCGCATGAGACCGAGGCGGAAGCACGGGAAGAGACGATGCGCATGCTTACGATCTACCGCGAATTCGTCGAAGATTACTTGGCGATCCCGGTAATCGAAGGCCAGAAGACGCCATCCGAGAAATTCGCCGGCGCGGTGGACACGTTCTCCATCGAAGCGATGATGAAGGACGGGCGCGCTGTTCAGGCCGGAACATCCCACTATTTGGGGACGAACTTCTCCGTCGCGTTCGATATTCAATTCCTGGGGCGGGAGAACGAGCTTGAATATGCACATACGACATCATGGGGCGTAAGCACCCGGCTTATCGGGTCGCTCATTATGGTGCATGGGGACGATCGGGGACTCGTCCTTCCGCCGAAGGTTGCTCCGACCCAAGTTATCATGATCCCAATCGGTCCGGCGAAGCTGCGCGATCAAGTCGTCGGCCGCGCCGACGAGCTGTTCGCAGAGCTGAAGCAGGCCGGCATCCGCGTCCGGATGGACGACCGGAGCGACATCAGCCCGGGCTGGAAGTTCAATGAGTATGAGATGCGCGGAGTTCCGGTCCGGCTTGAGATCGGACCGCGGGATATGGAGAACGGCGTGTGCGTGCTCGTGTCGCGCGTATCCGGCGAGAAGCGGATCGTGGAGCAGAGCAAGCTGGCTGAAGAAGTGAAGCGGATGCTGAACGACGTCCATCAGGAGATGTACGAGCGTGCGCGCCAGTTCCGCGACGACCATTTCTATGCGGTCGACACGATCGACGAGATGAAGGCGCTGATGGAAGAGAAGCGCGGCTTCACGCTCGCCGGCTGGTGCGGCTCGGAAGCATGCGAGAAGCATGTCAAGGACGAGACGGGCGCCACAAGCCGCAATATCCCGTTCGCGGCGCAGGAGAGCAAGAAGACCTGCCTCGTATGCGGAGAAGAGGCGAAGCACACCGTCGTCTTCGCCCGCGCGTATTAA
- the tsf gene encoding translation elongation factor Ts, with protein sequence MAVSAGAVKELREKTGAGMLDCKKALEEANGDLEKAAELLREKGLAAAAKKAGRVATEGVVESYIHAGGRIGVLVEINCETDFVAKTDQFKDFARDIAMQIAAASPKFVRREEVPQEEIEKEKEILKAQALNEGKPEKIVEKMVEGRISKYFEEFCLMEQSFIKDPDKTIETLLNEKIAAIGENISIRRFVRYELGEGLEKKEDNFVEEVMAQANLK encoded by the coding sequence ATGGCAGTTAGTGCAGGTGCAGTTAAAGAATTGCGTGAAAAAACAGGCGCAGGTATGCTTGATTGCAAAAAAGCATTGGAGGAAGCAAACGGCGATCTGGAAAAAGCGGCTGAATTGCTTCGCGAGAAGGGCTTGGCGGCAGCAGCGAAAAAAGCGGGCCGCGTAGCTACGGAAGGCGTGGTTGAATCCTACATCCACGCTGGCGGACGTATCGGCGTGTTGGTCGAGATCAACTGCGAGACGGACTTCGTCGCGAAGACGGACCAATTCAAGGACTTCGCTCGCGACATCGCGATGCAAATTGCAGCGGCTTCCCCGAAATTCGTACGCCGCGAAGAAGTGCCTCAAGAAGAGATCGAGAAAGAAAAAGAAATTTTGAAGGCGCAAGCGCTGAACGAAGGCAAGCCTGAAAAAATCGTCGAAAAAATGGTCGAAGGACGCATCAGCAAATATTTCGAAGAGTTCTGCTTGATGGAGCAATCCTTCATCAAGGATCCGGACAAGACAATCGAGACACTGCTTAACGAAAAGATCGCAGCGATCGGCGAGAACATTTCGATCCGTCGCTTCGTTCGTTACGAGCTGGGCGAAGGCTTGGAGAAAAAAGAAGATAACTTTGTTGAAGAAGTAATGGCGCAAGCGAACTTGAAGTAA